The following coding sequences lie in one Alloacidobacterium dinghuense genomic window:
- a CDS encoding cellulose synthase operon protein YhjQ/BcsQ, producing the protein MVNGEGKQHASAEIDTDLAKDVANLYSWANVEDATYLDFSRQRKARHIQHTTDVDIRKSEVPSAPNVSIESEAQVFESSIAAPIAEPSIIGKPIQENSTPSVPMSAQTSAAAPTPQLVDLPELIPTTFFEPGLTAPAETLSPALAIYSLAGGVGKTTFCANLGRIFCATKEKVLLVDASASGLLPFYFGATDLRPGLRTFVAPDVNYPPLQVFGTNEITKPWLEEVKVAMRKAQRTIFDLGPASMSLLPEIFGMCGTVLVPLLPDLNSILTVSRIEASFKAMESSGIEVPEVFYLFNRFDDQDTIDHRARALVERQCGDRLLPLTIRDGAEVAKAIASRMTVADHAPGSAVTHDYLELASWVRKRSPVRAASRTQARWSER; encoded by the coding sequence ATGGTAAACGGCGAAGGTAAACAGCACGCCTCGGCAGAAATAGATACTGACCTGGCAAAAGACGTTGCGAATCTCTATTCATGGGCGAATGTCGAAGACGCAACCTACCTCGATTTCTCCAGGCAGCGAAAAGCGCGACATATTCAACATACTACCGATGTAGACATTCGGAAAAGTGAAGTGCCTTCTGCTCCCAACGTGAGTATTGAAAGTGAGGCGCAGGTCTTTGAATCCTCCATTGCGGCACCCATAGCGGAGCCATCCATCATTGGGAAACCCATCCAGGAGAATTCCACACCTTCGGTTCCAATGAGCGCCCAGACGTCGGCAGCAGCGCCAACGCCGCAGTTGGTTGATTTGCCTGAATTGATTCCCACAACTTTTTTTGAGCCGGGCCTGACAGCGCCCGCTGAAACTCTGTCGCCCGCATTGGCGATCTATTCTCTCGCCGGTGGGGTAGGTAAGACTACGTTTTGTGCCAACCTCGGCAGAATCTTCTGTGCCACGAAGGAGAAAGTCCTGCTGGTTGATGCATCAGCGAGCGGATTGCTGCCTTTTTACTTTGGAGCTACGGATCTGCGTCCAGGATTGCGTACTTTTGTCGCTCCTGATGTGAATTACCCACCGCTCCAAGTGTTCGGTACGAATGAGATTACGAAGCCGTGGCTGGAAGAGGTGAAGGTCGCAATGCGCAAAGCACAGCGAACCATTTTCGACCTCGGGCCGGCATCCATGAGTCTGCTGCCAGAAATCTTTGGTATGTGCGGCACAGTTCTTGTGCCTCTGTTGCCCGACCTGAATTCCATCCTTACTGTTTCGCGAATCGAGGCCTCGTTCAAAGCAATGGAGTCTTCCGGGATAGAAGTTCCTGAAGTTTTCTACCTATTCAATCGGTTTGATGATCAAGATACGATCGACCATCGGGCGCGAGCGTTGGTGGAGAGGCAGTGTGGTGACCGACTCCTGCCGCTTACGATCCGCGATGGCGCTGAGGTGGCCAAAGCGATTGCCTCCAGAATGACAGTTGCCGATCACGCTCCGGGATCGGCAGTGACCCACGACTACCTGGAACTGGCATCCTGGGTGAGAAAGCGAAGTCCGGTCCGCGCCGCGTCTAGAACGCAGGCGCGCTGGAGCGAGCGATGA
- a CDS encoding arsenic transporter, translated as MPLHLSAIWIISFLTIALMLLRPWRIPEAIWVCGGAGLLILFRLVPLNIARHAVFEGTDVYLFLAGMMILAQLGQAHGVFDWLATVAIQHAKASRARLFILIYVVGTVVTIFMSNDATAVVLTPAVLAAVKKAKTEPLPCLLSCAFIANAASFVLPISNPANLVVFHLGMPPLAQWLRMFAVASVLSIVTTFAALFWYCRESLRGETETNIGNGHLSQTGKLALMGIGLVAVVLLTASALGKDLGLPTFATSVVVVMAISARERRNPVAIIRGISWSVIPLVAGLFILVEAVNRAGAAHLSQAALHAVVNWPPVAAALATSLTIGVGTNLINNLPLGLIAGASVHQAHIVGSLRNAVLVGIDLGPNLSVTGSLATILWLIAIRKEGLHVSAWSFLKAGIIVMPSALLLATLAVCLTR; from the coding sequence ATGCCCCTTCATTTATCTGCTATCTGGATCATTTCCTTTCTCACTATCGCGCTGATGTTGCTTCGCCCCTGGAGAATTCCAGAGGCGATTTGGGTCTGCGGCGGCGCAGGTCTATTGATATTGTTCAGGTTGGTTCCTCTCAACATCGCTCGGCACGCTGTTTTCGAGGGCACGGATGTCTACTTGTTTCTTGCCGGGATGATGATTCTGGCCCAATTGGGGCAGGCGCATGGAGTCTTCGATTGGCTTGCAACCGTAGCAATTCAGCACGCCAAAGCGTCCCGTGCTCGCCTGTTTATATTGATTTACGTAGTCGGCACCGTAGTGACAATTTTCATGTCGAACGACGCTACGGCTGTCGTACTCACACCCGCCGTTCTGGCGGCGGTGAAGAAAGCCAAGACTGAACCCCTCCCTTGCCTTCTAAGCTGCGCCTTCATCGCAAACGCCGCAAGTTTTGTACTCCCCATCTCCAATCCCGCTAACCTGGTCGTATTTCATCTGGGAATGCCGCCCCTCGCTCAATGGCTCCGGATGTTTGCTGTCGCGTCAGTGCTGTCGATCGTCACAACCTTTGCTGCCCTGTTCTGGTATTGCAGAGAATCTCTTCGGGGTGAGACGGAAACCAACATCGGGAATGGCCATCTTTCTCAAACGGGCAAACTGGCACTCATGGGAATTGGACTGGTTGCAGTCGTGCTGCTGACTGCTTCAGCGCTAGGCAAAGATCTTGGATTGCCAACCTTCGCTACATCAGTGGTGGTCGTGATGGCTATTAGCGCTAGAGAACGCCGCAATCCAGTTGCCATCATTCGAGGCATCTCGTGGAGCGTTATTCCTCTAGTGGCTGGACTCTTTATCCTGGTTGAAGCTGTGAACCGTGCCGGTGCAGCTCACCTTTCGCAAGCCGCGTTGCATGCAGTAGTGAACTGGCCACCCGTAGCGGCCGCCCTCGCTACCTCACTCACGATCGGTGTGGGTACGAATCTCATCAACAATCTTCCTCTTGGGCTGATTGCAGGAGCGTCTGTCCATCAGGCGCACATCGTTGGGAGTCTGCGGAATGCAGTGCTGGTGGGTATTGACCTCGGCCCAAACCTCTCCGTCACAGGATCGCTCGCAACGATTCTTTGGCTGATCGCCATCCGCAAAGAAGGCTTACACGTGAGCGCATGGAGCTTCCTCAAGGCTGGCATTATCGTAATGCCTTCGGCACTGCTGCTGGCAACACTGGCTGTCTGCCTGACGCGCTGA
- the bcsA gene encoding UDP-forming cellulose synthase catalytic subunit, with protein sequence MKRILTHWRLLGTGSSPWASLARILVYGMLLFFAFECVTIDFRWPEQAVLGILTIVLAFAIHRTSASELVTLALMFASMLATARYAYWRCFTVGQALATSGSKLGVINIIFMLILLSAEGYAFVILFLGYIQTIRPLRRPPYPMPKNLEDWPHVDVLIPTYNEPLSVVRSTAFAALNIDYPSEKLHVYVLDDGRREEFRRFCEEADIGYVTRTDNKHAKAGNINHALTVLDSPYVAIFDCDHVPTRSFLQVTLGWFLKDTKLGMLQTPHYFYSPDPFERNLHQFMVIPNEGELFYGVLQDGNDLWNATFFCGSCAVLRRTALNEIGGIATETVTEDAHTSLRMQTRGWNTAYINIPQAAGLATESLSSHVGQRIRWARGMIQVMRTDNPLFARGLKWPQRLCYFNAMIHFLYAVPRLVFLTAPLVYMLLGRINIPGYWLAILAYAMPHLFLSNLTNFRIQGKYRHSFWNEVYETVLAPYILGPTLLALINPKLGKFNVTAKGGIVKKSYFDARIARPYIALILLNVAGLVVAPIRFFYWNPDHPGTIAMNVFWILFNLIIVGTANAVAFESRQLRTDVRIDTHMPVEIRLPGGKSVFGESVNMSLGGASIDLEEQLNLPQASRVEVIYPLRRKQTVFPASIVATNGLNLRIRYEDLSLEEEELLTLVLYSRADSWLSRSERREADKPWRSFARLVRLSIRGVGHALGTLIPKRKDAELPAAVRAGTAILVLAMILAGACTPLRAQKRGKSAPARDSQAATSAGGTFQSTFTLKDIGIPEAIVFRGVAASRDAPFALPQTEVVQKSTLHLRYAFSPSLIPQMSHLNVYLNGALVSTLPVPAKVEDVQDSLKADLPLPSDLLVRNNVLRLEFIGHYTQQCEDPANTVLWGRVENTSSVEVSGSLLPLADDLKILPLPFYDGAISSSSASIPIAFTSSQPSNNAFEAAGILASWFGVAAKSRPLTFPVTVGSTLPSGNLVVFVEGYSSLPAGVDLGSGGPVVAVRTNPVDPYGKILIVAGDDADQLVTAARAVATGNMMLQGTTTRIGEYRLPQAREADDAPLWLKTDRLSPFWDYSGNPELQSDGSGPLPIYLRLPPDIYYGDRQNIPLHMDYRYNSIPLANASTLRVSANGSLVNELALPHDNNPKKTLAYDLAVPVSNMRPSANTFLFTFYFQMAKTGNCQDTAPINLQGAILRSSYLDIRGLKHWAAMPNLELFSNAGFPFTRFADLSQTKIVLPPRPSPQELGIYLALLANFGEQTGYPALRVSVGDSSLLGADADYLILGAPDDEPAFERLSQQLPVEVKEQGFSIHDTGGFFASVEHAWWQVAEMRPNWWWKLRQAKERDGLLESLGQFPDALIQGSESPWASNRSIVSITIKNDSLAGPFIAAFTKFSTSGDISESVSVLHGSEFTSYRLGDRYYHVGYLPWWARIRYWLRAFPWMIVVLTFVLGLFVVPWTRAWLDQRSKARLEAQQT encoded by the coding sequence ATGAAGCGAATCCTTACCCACTGGAGATTGCTCGGAACCGGATCCAGTCCATGGGCAAGCCTGGCTCGCATTCTTGTTTATGGAATGCTTCTTTTCTTCGCTTTTGAATGCGTCACGATTGATTTCAGATGGCCCGAACAGGCGGTGCTTGGCATCCTGACCATCGTCCTTGCATTTGCGATCCACCGCACGTCCGCCTCCGAGCTTGTAACTCTGGCACTCATGTTTGCCTCAATGCTGGCTACTGCCAGATATGCATACTGGCGCTGTTTCACCGTTGGGCAGGCACTTGCAACCTCGGGTTCGAAGCTGGGTGTGATCAACATCATCTTCATGCTCATTCTTCTCTCGGCTGAGGGCTACGCATTTGTGATCCTGTTTCTCGGCTATATCCAGACCATTCGTCCTCTCCGGCGACCACCCTACCCAATGCCGAAGAACCTGGAAGACTGGCCGCATGTCGACGTTCTTATTCCTACATATAACGAACCGTTGTCCGTGGTCCGGTCAACCGCCTTTGCTGCGCTGAATATTGATTACCCAAGTGAAAAACTTCATGTTTACGTGCTGGACGATGGCAGGCGCGAAGAGTTCCGTAGATTTTGTGAAGAGGCAGATATCGGCTACGTCACGCGAACGGATAATAAGCATGCCAAGGCTGGAAACATAAATCATGCGTTGACCGTGCTCGATTCGCCGTATGTTGCGATCTTCGATTGCGATCACGTCCCAACGCGTAGCTTTCTACAGGTCACGCTCGGATGGTTTTTGAAAGACACCAAGCTGGGCATGCTGCAAACGCCGCACTACTTCTATTCTCCTGATCCGTTTGAGCGAAATCTACACCAGTTCATGGTGATCCCCAACGAGGGTGAACTGTTCTATGGTGTTCTTCAGGACGGCAACGATCTCTGGAATGCCACATTCTTCTGCGGTTCCTGCGCTGTTCTACGTCGTACGGCTCTGAATGAGATCGGAGGAATTGCCACCGAAACAGTTACAGAAGACGCGCACACGTCTCTGCGTATGCAGACACGGGGATGGAACACCGCATATATCAACATCCCGCAAGCTGCGGGTCTTGCCACGGAAAGCCTCTCCAGTCACGTAGGGCAGCGAATCCGTTGGGCGCGCGGCATGATCCAGGTGATGCGGACGGACAATCCTCTCTTTGCGCGCGGGCTTAAATGGCCTCAGAGGCTGTGTTACTTCAACGCGATGATTCACTTCCTCTACGCCGTTCCCCGACTCGTATTCCTCACGGCCCCGCTCGTATATATGTTGCTGGGGCGCATCAATATCCCGGGATATTGGCTGGCAATCCTGGCGTATGCGATGCCCCACCTTTTTCTGTCAAACCTCACCAACTTCCGCATCCAGGGCAAATATCGTCATTCCTTCTGGAACGAGGTGTACGAAACAGTTCTTGCCCCATACATTCTTGGGCCAACTTTGCTCGCACTCATTAATCCAAAGCTGGGTAAGTTCAATGTGACAGCCAAGGGCGGAATCGTGAAGAAGAGCTATTTCGATGCTCGGATTGCCCGTCCGTATATCGCCTTGATTCTTCTCAATGTTGCTGGCCTGGTGGTTGCGCCCATTCGCTTCTTTTATTGGAACCCTGACCATCCGGGGACCATCGCGATGAACGTCTTCTGGATACTCTTCAACCTGATTATTGTGGGCACCGCGAATGCGGTCGCATTCGAGTCCCGTCAGCTGAGAACAGACGTGCGGATCGATACGCATATGCCCGTGGAAATTCGCCTGCCGGGCGGGAAAAGCGTATTTGGTGAGTCCGTCAACATGTCTCTCGGCGGCGCCTCAATCGATCTTGAAGAACAGCTAAATCTCCCGCAAGCTTCCCGAGTCGAAGTGATCTATCCCTTACGCAGAAAACAGACGGTATTCCCGGCATCAATTGTTGCGACGAACGGTTTGAATCTACGCATCAGGTACGAAGATTTGTCGCTTGAGGAAGAAGAATTGCTGACGCTCGTTCTTTATTCCCGCGCCGATTCATGGCTGAGCAGGAGCGAGCGTCGTGAAGCAGACAAGCCCTGGCGCAGTTTTGCGCGTCTCGTTCGCTTGTCTATTAGGGGTGTTGGACATGCTCTTGGAACCCTGATTCCCAAGAGGAAAGACGCCGAGTTGCCCGCTGCCGTGCGCGCTGGAACAGCGATTCTTGTACTCGCGATGATCCTTGCAGGTGCATGTACCCCTTTGCGGGCCCAGAAACGCGGCAAATCTGCTCCAGCCCGCGATTCTCAAGCTGCGACTTCTGCTGGAGGAACGTTCCAGTCGACGTTCACGTTGAAAGATATTGGGATACCGGAGGCGATTGTGTTCCGCGGAGTCGCAGCATCTCGTGACGCCCCTTTTGCCTTGCCTCAGACCGAGGTCGTGCAAAAGTCTACGCTGCATCTGCGTTACGCATTTTCGCCTTCACTTATTCCTCAGATGAGCCACCTGAACGTCTATCTGAACGGTGCGTTGGTGTCGACGCTGCCCGTCCCGGCAAAGGTTGAGGATGTGCAGGATTCTCTGAAGGCGGACCTGCCGCTTCCTTCTGATCTGTTAGTTCGCAACAACGTATTAAGACTGGAGTTTATCGGGCACTACACTCAGCAATGCGAGGACCCGGCAAACACCGTGTTGTGGGGACGGGTTGAGAATACTTCAAGCGTCGAAGTATCCGGATCGCTGCTTCCGCTGGCTGACGACCTGAAGATACTACCCCTGCCTTTCTATGACGGGGCAATCAGCAGCTCTTCCGCTTCAATACCGATTGCTTTCACCAGCAGCCAGCCCAGCAATAATGCATTTGAGGCTGCAGGCATCCTGGCATCATGGTTTGGAGTCGCGGCAAAGTCGAGACCGCTAACCTTTCCTGTGACAGTCGGCAGCACACTACCATCGGGCAACCTCGTTGTTTTCGTGGAAGGCTATTCGAGTCTTCCCGCAGGAGTTGATCTGGGCAGCGGTGGTCCTGTTGTTGCTGTCCGCACAAACCCAGTCGATCCTTACGGCAAGATACTCATCGTTGCAGGTGATGATGCTGATCAATTGGTGACAGCAGCCCGTGCAGTTGCAACCGGCAATATGATGCTGCAGGGTACTACAACCCGTATAGGCGAATATCGCCTGCCTCAAGCACGCGAAGCTGACGATGCGCCATTGTGGTTGAAGACTGATCGCCTCTCTCCTTTCTGGGATTATTCTGGAAACCCGGAGCTGCAAAGCGATGGTTCAGGACCTCTGCCGATTTACCTCAGGCTGCCACCTGACATCTACTACGGCGACCGGCAAAATATCCCCCTCCACATGGATTACCGGTACAACTCCATTCCACTCGCGAATGCATCGACGTTGCGCGTGAGTGCAAACGGATCGCTGGTAAATGAGCTGGCGCTACCGCATGACAACAATCCCAAGAAGACGCTGGCATATGATCTTGCGGTCCCAGTATCGAATATGCGGCCGTCTGCTAACACATTTCTCTTCACCTTCTATTTCCAGATGGCGAAGACTGGGAATTGCCAGGATACAGCTCCCATCAACCTGCAGGGTGCAATACTTCGCAGTTCCTATCTGGACATACGTGGCCTGAAGCACTGGGCTGCCATGCCTAATCTTGAACTTTTTTCCAATGCGGGATTTCCTTTTACGCGCTTTGCCGATCTTTCCCAGACCAAAATTGTGCTTCCACCGCGCCCCAGCCCACAGGAACTCGGAATCTATCTAGCGTTACTTGCAAATTTTGGCGAGCAGACGGGCTATCCGGCACTACGGGTTTCGGTTGGCGATTCCTCATTGCTCGGGGCCGATGCCGACTATCTAATTCTCGGAGCGCCGGATGACGAGCCAGCATTTGAACGGTTGAGTCAGCAGTTGCCGGTCGAAGTGAAGGAGCAGGGTTTTTCTATTCACGATACAGGCGGGTTCTTTGCATCAGTGGAACACGCCTGGTGGCAGGTTGCCGAAATGCGGCCAAACTGGTGGTGGAAGCTGCGGCAGGCAAAGGAGCGGGATGGGCTACTTGAGAGCCTGGGTCAATTCCCGGATGCGCTGATTCAGGGAAGTGAATCGCCCTGGGCTTCGAATCGTTCCATTGTCAGCATCACCATCAAAAATGATTCCCTTGCAGGCCCATTTATTGCAGCCTTCACAAAGTTTTCTACGTCTGGCGATATCAGCGAATCGGTGAGCGTTCTGCACGGAAGTGAATTCACATCCTACCGACTGGGCGATCGCTACTACCATGTTGGGTATCTACCGTGGTGGGCCCGCATTCGCTATTGGCTGCGAGCCTTCCCCTGGATGATCGTCGTTCTGACATTTGTCCTCGGTCTTTTCGTAGTCCCATGGACGAGGGCATGGCTCGATCAGCGTTCAAAGGCACGCCTGGAGGCACAGCAGACATGA
- the bcsZ gene encoding cellulose synthase complex periplasmic endoglucanase BcsZ, whose protein sequence is MARSAFKGTPGGTADMKAAILLAATLGLCCQSAARASSWPLWDHYAAHFLSPQGRVVDPSRNSMTTSEGQSYAMFFALVAGDNNSFDRIQEWTQDNLAQGDLAKKLPAWSWGQKSDGSWGVLDQNSASDSDLWVAYSLIEAGELWSKPGYSRTGKAMLSLIAKNESATVPQAGAVLLPGPNGFHPDADHWVFNPSYMPLPLLLAARHVDPQGPWSAMAAALPAWLQQASPSGFAMDWVEYTSGKGFSAVSEPGTSSRPACGSYDAIRVYLWVGTTAQDSPGAASLLHLFAPMSSYVKTHLSPPEVVNPDGTVVSTTAPPGFSAAVMPLLMTSGEKAAATLQLRNVLAQIEPSTGLVGDPPHYYDQNLALFALGWQEQRFRFAPDGTLRVQWKK, encoded by the coding sequence ATGGCTCGATCAGCGTTCAAAGGCACGCCTGGAGGCACAGCAGACATGAAGGCCGCGATCTTGCTCGCTGCAACGCTCGGTTTATGCTGCCAGTCTGCAGCGAGAGCCAGCTCCTGGCCGTTGTGGGACCACTATGCTGCGCATTTCCTCAGTCCTCAAGGCCGAGTTGTTGATCCGTCGCGGAATTCGATGACTACCTCAGAAGGACAGAGCTATGCCATGTTTTTCGCGCTTGTCGCAGGAGATAACAACTCATTTGATCGCATTCAGGAGTGGACGCAAGACAATCTCGCGCAAGGTGATCTTGCTAAGAAATTGCCTGCTTGGAGTTGGGGCCAAAAGAGCGATGGTTCGTGGGGGGTACTCGATCAGAACTCGGCATCAGACTCTGATCTTTGGGTCGCTTACAGCCTGATTGAAGCAGGCGAACTTTGGTCAAAGCCAGGCTACAGCAGAACCGGAAAGGCTATGCTGTCGTTGATCGCAAAGAATGAGAGCGCTACAGTGCCGCAGGCAGGTGCTGTTTTGTTGCCCGGCCCAAATGGCTTTCATCCGGATGCAGATCATTGGGTCTTTAATCCGAGCTACATGCCGCTGCCGTTGTTGCTCGCGGCGAGACATGTTGATCCTCAAGGACCGTGGAGTGCGATGGCCGCCGCTCTGCCTGCATGGCTGCAGCAGGCGAGCCCTTCCGGTTTTGCCATGGACTGGGTTGAATACACAAGCGGCAAAGGCTTTTCCGCAGTCAGCGAGCCAGGAACAAGTTCAAGGCCTGCCTGTGGCAGCTATGATGCAATCCGCGTGTATCTTTGGGTGGGCACTACCGCGCAGGACTCACCGGGAGCTGCGAGCCTCCTGCATCTGTTTGCCCCCATGTCCAGCTATGTAAAGACACACCTTTCGCCACCTGAGGTAGTTAATCCCGATGGGACGGTTGTGAGTACTACGGCTCCGCCGGGATTTTCAGCTGCGGTGATGCCGCTGCTCATGACATCCGGTGAAAAGGCCGCGGCCACTCTCCAGCTTCGAAATGTACTGGCTCAAATTGAGCCGTCAACTGGGTTAGTTGGAGATCCGCCGCACTACTATGACCAGAATCTGGCGCTCTTCGCGCTGGGCTGGCAGGAACAACGCTTTCGCTTCGCTCCCGATGGAACGCTGAGGGTCCAATGGAAAAAGTGA